Part of the Gemmatimonadales bacterium genome, CTGATCGTCGCCTTCGTAGATGCAATCCACCGGACAGACATCCACGCAGGCGCGATCCTTTATGCCAATACACGCTTCCGTAATGATGTAGGGCATCGAGGTTCTCCTTCACAATCCCGAACTGAATCAGGAAGCGCAGCACAGCTTCCGGCGTGGCACACAGTAGGAACGCCCCCCGGCGTGCGCAAGGGGGAGCCGCCGCCAACGCGTGTCGCGACCTAGTGTTTTGGCTTCCCCGGCACAAAGAGGAGCTTCGACCACCCCGCAGAACAGGTCTCGCTCTTCACGTCGAACGCATACCCACCGCGCTCCTGGCGCACGATGTACTGCCCGGGCTCGCTGCACGCCTGGTCGGTGTATGTGGCGATCCCGTCCTTCTGCATCAGCTTGCCGCTGAAGGTCAGCGTATCCGGCGACGTGATCGTGAAGGCGCCATTTCCCTTGAGCACCAGCGGCCAGCCAGCCATCCCGACGCTGTCGGCCCTGGCACTGTCGCGCGCCTGGATGATGTAACTCCCCGCCGGCATGGTGACCGGAGCCTGGGCACAGAGGTGGGATGCGGCCACAGTGGCGGCAACGAGCGGAGTGATCCAGCGAAATCGCATCGAGAGATCCGGGGTCGAGTGTGCCAGTGGTACGACAGGAGATGATACAGGGTTGGTTCGCCCGATCCCAGCCCGCTTGTCAGATGATGAGGCGTTTGCAGCACAATGACTTAGACGTTCGCACCAAAAAACTGGTGTGAATTGACAAGGGAGCCTGCCAAGTCTAGGATTGCGCCATGCGAACGTCGCGACCCACAGATCAGCACCCCGGCGGACTTCCCCCGGCGAAGGTGCGGGGTGCCCGGGCCGAGCTACTGCTGGAACTCAAGCGGGCCGGTTCAGCCACGGCATCAGATCTCGCCGGGGCGCTCAACTGTTCGCTCAATGCCGTCCGTCACCACCTCAAGGAGCTTCAGCGCGAAGGCGCGGTGCTTCACGACCGTACGCATCACGGTGTCGGCGCGCCGGCGCACACCTACCGACTGTCGCCGCTGGGGCACGACCTCTTTCCGCAGCGGCACGCCAGCACCGTCGCATTCCTGCTCGATCAGCTCGTGGCGCTCGAGGGACGCGCCGTCTCCGCTGCACTGGTCAACGACCATGTCAGCGGCACCGCCGAGCGTGTCTGCGCGATCGGCAACGCTGCTGATCGGGACCGGCGGGGGCAGCAGATCGCCGACGCCCTCGATGCCGAAGGGTACATGGCGACATGGGAGCAGGGGCAAGACGGCGGCGTGCTGATCGAGCACAATTGCCCACACCGGCTGATCGCCGAGCGATTCCCGGAAATCTGCCGGGCGGAAGAGGCGTTTCTCGGTCGTGCCTTCGGCGTCGCGGTGACCCGTCAATCGCAGATCAGCGGCGGCTGCGGCACCTGCACCTACCGGGTGAGCTACGACGCGGCACAGGCAGGGGGAGGGGGAGGATCATGACCTCGTCGATCGAATCACTCGTCAATCGTGAATACAAGTACGGCTTCGTCACCGACATCGACCAGGAGACCGCACCGGTCGGCCTGTCGGAGTCGACGATTCGGTTCATCTCCGAGCGCAAGCGCGAACCTGAGTGGCTCCTCGATTGGCGGCTCAAGGCATATCGGCGGTGGCTCGAGATGACCCACGAACCAACCTGGGCGAACATCCATCACGAGCCGATCGACTATCAGGCAATCACCTACTATGCCGCGCCGCGCACCCAGAAGCCGCTCGGCTCGCTGGAGGACGTCGATCCCAAGCTGCTGGAGACCTACGCCAAGCTCGGTATCCCGCTCACCGAACAGAAGCTGCTTGCCGGTGTGGCGGTCGATGCAATCTTCGATTCGGTCTCGGTCGGGACGACGTTCAAGGCAACGCTCGCCAAGGCCGGCGTGATCTTCTGCTCGTTCGGCGAGGCCGTGCAGGAACACCCCGATCTGGTTCGCAAGTATCTCGGATCGGTGGTCCCGGCGTCGGACAACTATTTCGCCGCGCTCAACTCGGCGGTCTTTTCGGATGGCTCGTTCGTGTACATCCCGAAGGGTGTCCGCTGTCCGATGGAGCTCTCGACCTATTTCCGGATCAACGCGGCGAACACCGGCCAGTTCGAGCGAACGCTGATCGTCGCCGACGAAGGGAGCTCCGTCTCCTATCTCGAAGGTTGCACGGCGCCGAAGCGCGACGAGAACCAGCTGCACGCGGCGGTGGTCGAACTCGTCGCGCTCGACGACGCGTCGATCAAGTACTCGACGGTGCAGAACTGGTACGCCGGCGACGCGGAAGGGAAGGGCGGCATCTACAACTTCGTCACCAAGCGAGGCAAGGCGCTCGATCGCGCCAAGATCTCGTGGACGCAGGTCGAGACCGGATCGGCGATCACCTGGAAGTATCCCAGCGTGATCCTGCAAGGCGACGACGCGGTGGGCGAGTTCTACTCGGTGGCGGTCGTGAACGGGATGCAGCAGGCCGATACCGGCACCAAGATGATCCACATGGGCCGCAACACGCGCAGCACGGTGGTCTCGAAGGGGATCAGCGCCGGCCGCGGCCAGAATTCGTACCGCGGTCAGATCAAGATCCTCCCCCGCGCCACCGGGGCCCGCAACTACACCCAGTGCGATTCGATGCTGATCGGCAATCGCTGCGGCGCGCACACCTTTCCGTACATCGACGTGGAGAATTCGTCGAGCGACGTCGAGCATGAAGCGAGTACGTCGAAGATCGGCGAGGACCAGATCTTCTATTGCAAGCAGCGCGGAATGAACACGGAAAACGCCATCTCGGTCATCGTGAACGGCTTCTGCAAGGAAGTCTTCCGCGAGTTGCCGATGGAGTTCGCCGTCGAAGCGCAGAAACTCCTCGGGATCAGTCTCGAGGGGAGCGTGGGTTGAGGAGACCAGGCTGACATGGCGTTGCTCGAGATCAACGATCTGCATGCCGCGGCAAATGGCCGCGATATCCTCCGCGGGATCACCCTCGCGGTCGACGCCGGTGAGGTCCATGCCATCATGGGCCCCAACGGCTCCGGAAAGAGCACGCTCGCCCAGGTTCTCGCGGGGCACCCGGCATATCAGGTCACGTCCGGCACGGTGGTGTTCAACGGGAAGGACCTGCTCGACATGGAGGCCGAAGAGCGCGCTCAGGCAGGGCTCTTTCTCGCCTTCCAGTATCCGGTCGAAATCCCCGGAGTGACGAACGCCTACTTCCTGCGTACGGCGTACAACGCGATCCGGAAAGCGCACGGACTCGAAGAACTCGATCCGATCGACTTCTACGACCTCCTCGAACAGCGGCTCCGCATCGTCGAATGGGGCCCGGAAATCATGGAGCGTGCGGTCAACGCCGGGTTCTCCGGCGGTGAGAAGAAGCGCAACGAGATCCTGCAGATGGCGGTGCTCGAGCCGAGGCTCGCCGTACTGGACGAAACCGATTCCGGTCTCGACATCGACGCGCTGCGCATCGTCGCCGGCGGAGTCAACGCCTTGCGCCGTCCCGATAACGCGACGCTGCTGGTGACCCACTACCAGCGGCTCCTCAACTACATCGTCCCTGACCAGGTGCACGTGCTCGCGGCCGGGCAGATCGTCAAGTCGGGTGGGAAGGAGCTGGCACTCGAACTCGAGGAACGCGGCTACGAATGGCTGATGCCCGAGGCTGCGTCGGCGTGACCGCCACGGCGTCGCGTATCCCGTTTGCGGATCTTGCCGCGCAGCTCCAGGCGACCGGACCGACCGATCCGTGTTGCGGCAATGCACGCGAGGAGGCTTTTGCGCGGTTCGCGGCGGTCGGCATCCCGACCTCTCGCGACGAGGAGTGGCGCTTCACGCCGGTGCGGCATCTTGGCGCCACGGAGTTCGGGCTGCCGGGTGACTCGCCGGCGCTGAGCGCTCAGGACATTGCGCCGTTCCTCACGAGCGGTGGTTCGCTTCGAATTGTCGTCGTCGATGGCCGGGTTGATCCAGCGCTGTCGCACTTCTCAAGTGCCGCGGGGATTCGGGTCGCTTCGCTTGCCGGTGCAGGCGCCGCGAACACTCAGGGTGTCATCACCTGCGCCGGCGACAGCGCCACAGCGCTCGCCACGCCGTTCGCCGCCCTCAATGCGGCGCTCTGGAGTGATGGTGCGGCAATTCACATCGGACCGGGCGTCACCGTCGAGGCGCCAATCGAGATCGTCCATGTCGCGACCCCCGCCGCCGATGTCGCGGTGATCTCGCCGCGGACGGTGATCTATGCGGCAGCCGGCGCGTCGGCAACAGTGGTCGAATCGTTCGCGGCATTGACCGGCGCTGGCTATTTCACCAACGCGGCGTGCGAAATCGTTCTGGGCGAGGGTGCCCGGCTGCAGCACGTCCGGCTCCAGCGCGAGGATGCCACCGCGACGCACATCGGGATCACCAGCGTCCAGCAGGAGCGTGGGTCGCACTACCGGTCGTTCGTCCTGTCGCAGGGTGCCCGCCTGTCGCGCCACGACCTGCACGCCCGTCATCATGGCGAAGAGGTGGAGACGCTGCTCTACGGGCTCTATCTCGGACGGGACGAGCAGCTGGTCGACAACCATACCGCGATCTTTCACGACCAGCCGCGTTGCAATTCGTGGGAGGTCTACAAGGGCGTCCTCGCTGATCGGGCCCGCGGCGTCTTCAACGGCAAGGTCGTGGTGCAGCCGGTGGCGCAGCGGACGGACGCGAAGCAGACCAACCGGAATCTCCTCCTGTCGGACAGGGCAAAGATCGATACCAAGCCCCAGCTGGAGATCTTCGCTGACGACGTGAAGTGCACCCACGGCGCGACGGTGGGACGGCTCGATGAATCGCAGCGATTCTACCTCCGCGCACGCGGCATCGCCGGTCGCGAAGCGCAAATGCTGCTGGTCACGGCGTTCGTGGCCGAAGTGTTCATGGAAATCACCGATCCCATGATCCGTTCGGCCGTCGAACGCCTGGTTCGCGCCGAAATAAACACACTGATCGGTTGAGACGATGAGTGCCCCCGCGACTTCCGCTCCCGTGCAGTCCTCACGACGCGCCTTCGATGTTGCGGCGATCCGTCGCCAGTTTCCGATCCTGGAGAGATTGTCGCGCGGCAAGCAGCTGATCTATCTCGACAACGCCGCGACAAGCCAGAAGCCCGATGCCGTGATCGCGGCGCTCGATCATTACTACCGTGCCGGGAACAGCAATATCCATCGCGGCGTCTATCAGCTGAGTGAGGAGGCGACGCTTGCGTGGGAGGCTGCGCGCCAGCGGGCAGGCCACTTCATCGGGGCGCCGAGCAGCGATGAAATTGTCTTCGTTCGTGGGACGACCGAAGCGATCAACCTGGTGGCGAGCTCGTTCGTCCGGCCCCGCGCGACCGCCACAAGCGTGGTGCTCGTGACGGCGATGGAGCATCACGCCAATATCGTCCCGTGGCAGCTCGCCGGCGCCAGCACGAAGGCGATTCCGATCTCGGGCGACGGCGTCCTCGACCTCGAGGCCGCGGAGCGAATGCTGGCGGAACGGCCGATCCTTCTTGCCGTCGCCCATGTCTCGAACGCGATCGGCACGGTCAACCCCGTCGCCGAACTCTGCCGGATGGCGGCGCGGCACGGTGTCCCGGTGCTCGTCGACGGCGCGCAGGCCGCGCCGCACTTTGCGATCGACGTCCAGGCACTGGGATGCGACTTCTACTGTTTTTCGAGCCACAAGGTGTTCGGCCCGACCGGGATCGGCGTACTGTGGGGGCGGAGCGAACTTCTCGATGGAATGCCGCCGTATCAGGGCGGCGGCGACATGATCGATGAGGTCACCTTCGAGCGGACCACCTTTGCGCCGGTGCCGCGCCGGTTCGAGGCGGGCACTCCGCACATCGCCGGAGCGGTCGGGCTCGACGCGGCGCTCGGATGGTTTGAGGCGATTGATCGAGATGCGGCGGTTCGCTACGAGGAAACGCTTCGCGATCACGCCACGAACGTCCTGGGGACAATTCCCGGCGTACGGCTCTTCGGCGCTGGCGCCGAAAAGGCGCCAATTGCCACCTTCACCCTCGACGGGGTTCATCCGCACGATCTCGCCTCGCTCCTCGACGGCGACGGAATCTGCGTTCGTGCCGGACATCACTGCACGCAGCCGCTGCACCGCGCTCTCGGCGTCCCCGCCACCGTCCGGGCGTCGTTTGCCATCTACAACACCACCGCCGAGATCGACGCGCTGGGCGACAGCGTGATCCGGGCTCGAACGATCATGGGCCGATGAGTTCCCTCGCCGAGCTCTATCAGAGCGTGATCGTCGAGCATGACCGGAGTCCGCGGAACTTCCGGGCACTGGTTGCACCATCGCATCACGCCGAGGGACGCAACCCGCTCTGCGGCGACGAGGTGGCCGTCGATCTGCGGGTGGGTGACAATGGTGCGATCGAAGAGATCGGGTTCCAAGGCCAAGGCTGCGCGATTTCCCGGGCATCCGCGTCGATGATGACGGCCGCATTGCAGGGGAAAACGGTCGCCGAGGCGCGGGATTTGTTCGACCGGTTTCACGCATTGGTCACCGGAGGAAGTGCGGACGACGTAGGAAAACTCGCCGTCTTCCGCGGCGTTGCCGAGTACCCGATGCGGGTGAAGTGTGCGACGCTGGCGTGGCACGCGATGATAGCTGCGCTCGATACGGGCGCGAAATAACGACACAACATCAGGAGTTCGAGGTAGCGATGCCGTATTCAGAAATGATGGTCAAGCCGATGCGCGAAGAGGTCACCCGGCTGGGTGTCGAGGAGCTTCGTTCGGTCGCCGATGTCGACGCCGCCCTGGCAAGCGGGGATGGGACCGCACTGGTCTTCGTGAACTCCGTCTGCGGCTGTGCGGCGGGGATGGCACGTCCGGCGCTCGCCCGGGCGCTGGAGCACGGTACCCGCCCGGCGCACCTGTACACCGTGTTTGCCGGCCAGGATCTCGACGCCACGGCGCGGGCCCGCTCGTATTTCGGCGAGTACCAGCCGTCGTCCCCGTCGCTGGCGCTGCTCAAGGACGGCGAAGTCGTCGCGTTCGTGCACCGGCACCAGATCGAGGGGCGTCATCCCGACCAGATCGCGTCGATGCTGACGCAGGCGTTCGACGCCCACTGCGCGTGAGCGGGCACGTCTTTCACCCCGACCGCGACGAATGGCATGGCGTCACCGTCGTGGTCAGCGCGCACGACGGGAAGACCTATCTCGGTCGATGGCATGAACGGGGACCGCGCGGTGTGGTGATGCACGATGTCGCAATCCACGATCCGGCGACAGCGTCGGCGCCAATCGACGCATGGCTCGCGAAGCAGGACAAGTTCGGCGTTGCGGTGACGGAACGTTTCATGATCGTCCCCGACGCCGCGGTCGCTGCTGTGCGCGTGTTCAATTCGAAACTGTAGCTTTCCTGTCGCGTACGCTGTCGCGCACTATTTCGAGTGCAGGCGCGACAGCAGAAGTCCGTGACCAGTTGCGCGAACAGTTCTCCTCCATGCAAGGAGTGCCTTGATGGCCACCGCTGCGGTGCGCGTCGATCATGTGACCAAGCGATTCTCAGGTCACACCGCCGTCCGGAATCTCTCGTTCGACGTCCCGACGGGGGGAATCTTCGGCCTGCTCGGTCCGAATGGGGCTGGCAAATCGACGACGATCAGGATGATGATGGACATCATCGAACCGGATGAGGGGAAGATCACCGTGCTGGGATCGACCAGCTCGTCGCGTGACCTCTCGGCACACGTCGGCTACCTCCCTGAAGAGCGAGGCCTGTACAAGGACATGCGGGTCCAGGAGCACCTCGCCTTTCTCGCCGAGGTGAAGGGGGTCCGTCGATCGGACGCCATGAGATTGGCTGCCAAGTGGTTGAATCGTCTGGGGTTGGGTGATTGGTCGATGAAGAAGGTCGAGGATCTTTCCAAGGGGATGCAGCAGAAGGTGCAGTTCGCCGGGACGCTGATCCACGATCCTGACCTGGTCATCCTCGACGAACCGTTTTCGGGGCTCGATCCGGTCAACCTGCAGGTCATGAAGGACATCGTGGTCGAGTTCGCCCGCGGCGGAAAGACGGTGATTTTCTCGACCCACATCATGGAGCAGGCCGAGCGGATGTGTGAGCGGATCGTGATCATCGCCCGCGGCGAGAAGGTGGTCGATGGCGCGGTGAGCGAGGTCAAGGCGGGCTTCGGCTTCCGCAACGTTGCCCTGCGTTATTCGTCGGACGCCGCGAAGGCGGTTCCGGTGCTCGCCGACCGGAGTCTCGTCGCGCGGGCCGACGAGTATGGCAATGCGGCCGAGGTCGAGCTGGCGCCGGGCACCGATCCGCAGCGCCTCCTGCACGCACTGGTGCAAAGCGGTGTCGGACTGGGGCGATTTGAGGTCGTCGAACCGTCGCTCGAGGCGATCTTCATCGCCAAAGTCGGCGATGGTGCCGCCGTGGTCCCGGCCAGGGCGGAGGCCGCATGAACAAGCTTTTCGCCGTCATTCGCCGCGAATTCATCGCGCGGGTGCGAACCAAGGCGTTCATGATTTCCACGGTGATCCTCCCGGTCTTCATCGTCGCGATCACGATTGTGCCCGCGCTGATGATGCGGGGATCGAGTCGCACCATGCATATCGCGATCGCCGACGGAACGACCGACAGCGTCGGCAACGTCGTGGCGGCCGATCTCAAGGCGATCACGATCACGCCGGGTGACGAACCGATGCCGGCGTACACCGTCGATCTTTATCACGGAGCTGGTCACATCGACGCCCTCCGGGATTCGCTGGTGTCGCGGACGGCGCGAGACCGCGCCATCGATCCT contains:
- a CDS encoding helix-turn-helix domain-containing protein → MRTSRPTDQHPGGLPPAKVRGARAELLLELKRAGSATASDLAGALNCSLNAVRHHLKELQREGAVLHDRTHHGVGAPAHTYRLSPLGHDLFPQRHASTVAFLLDQLVALEGRAVSAALVNDHVSGTAERVCAIGNAADRDRRGQQIADALDAEGYMATWEQGQDGGVLIEHNCPHRLIAERFPEICRAEEAFLGRAFGVAVTRQSQISGGCGTCTYRVSYDAAQAGGGGGS
- a CDS encoding SufS family cysteine desulfurase; translated protein: MQSSRRAFDVAAIRRQFPILERLSRGKQLIYLDNAATSQKPDAVIAALDHYYRAGNSNIHRGVYQLSEEATLAWEAARQRAGHFIGAPSSDEIVFVRGTTEAINLVASSFVRPRATATSVVLVTAMEHHANIVPWQLAGASTKAIPISGDGVLDLEAAERMLAERPILLAVAHVSNAIGTVNPVAELCRMAARHGVPVLVDGAQAAPHFAIDVQALGCDFYCFSSHKVFGPTGIGVLWGRSELLDGMPPYQGGGDMIDEVTFERTTFAPVPRRFEAGTPHIAGAVGLDAALGWFEAIDRDAAVRYEETLRDHATNVLGTIPGVRLFGAGAEKAPIATFTLDGVHPHDLASLLDGDGICVRAGHHCTQPLHRALGVPATVRASFAIYNTTAEIDALGDSVIRARTIMGR
- a CDS encoding BrxA/BrxB family bacilliredoxin, whose protein sequence is MPYSEMMVKPMREEVTRLGVEELRSVADVDAALASGDGTALVFVNSVCGCAAGMARPALARALEHGTRPAHLYTVFAGQDLDATARARSYFGEYQPSSPSLALLKDGEVVAFVHRHQIEGRHPDQIASMLTQAFDAHCA
- a CDS encoding ATP-binding cassette domain-containing protein codes for the protein MATAAVRVDHVTKRFSGHTAVRNLSFDVPTGGIFGLLGPNGAGKSTTIRMMMDIIEPDEGKITVLGSTSSSRDLSAHVGYLPEERGLYKDMRVQEHLAFLAEVKGVRRSDAMRLAAKWLNRLGLGDWSMKKVEDLSKGMQQKVQFAGTLIHDPDLVILDEPFSGLDPVNLQVMKDIVVEFARGGKTVIFSTHIMEQAERMCERIVIIARGEKVVDGAVSEVKAGFGFRNVALRYSSDAAKAVPVLADRSLVARADEYGNAAEVELAPGTDPQRLLHALVQSGVGLGRFEVVEPSLEAIFIAKVGDGAAVVPARAEAA
- the sufD gene encoding Fe-S cluster assembly protein SufD, coding for MADARGCVGVTATASRIPFADLAAQLQATGPTDPCCGNAREEAFARFAAVGIPTSRDEEWRFTPVRHLGATEFGLPGDSPALSAQDIAPFLTSGGSLRIVVVDGRVDPALSHFSSAAGIRVASLAGAGAANTQGVITCAGDSATALATPFAALNAALWSDGAAIHIGPGVTVEAPIEIVHVATPAADVAVISPRTVIYAAAGASATVVESFAALTGAGYFTNAACEIVLGEGARLQHVRLQREDATATHIGITSVQQERGSHYRSFVLSQGARLSRHDLHARHHGEEVETLLYGLYLGRDEQLVDNHTAIFHDQPRCNSWEVYKGVLADRARGVFNGKVVVQPVAQRTDAKQTNRNLLLSDRAKIDTKPQLEIFADDVKCTHGATVGRLDESQRFYLRARGIAGREAQMLLVTAFVAEVFMEITDPMIRSAVERLVRAEINTLIG
- the sufC gene encoding Fe-S cluster assembly ATPase SufC, whose product is MALLEINDLHAAANGRDILRGITLAVDAGEVHAIMGPNGSGKSTLAQVLAGHPAYQVTSGTVVFNGKDLLDMEAEERAQAGLFLAFQYPVEIPGVTNAYFLRTAYNAIRKAHGLEELDPIDFYDLLEQRLRIVEWGPEIMERAVNAGFSGGEKKRNEILQMAVLEPRLAVLDETDSGLDIDALRIVAGGVNALRRPDNATLLVTHYQRLLNYIVPDQVHVLAAGQIVKSGGKELALELEERGYEWLMPEAASA
- the sufB gene encoding Fe-S cluster assembly protein SufB, with amino-acid sequence MTSSIESLVNREYKYGFVTDIDQETAPVGLSESTIRFISERKREPEWLLDWRLKAYRRWLEMTHEPTWANIHHEPIDYQAITYYAAPRTQKPLGSLEDVDPKLLETYAKLGIPLTEQKLLAGVAVDAIFDSVSVGTTFKATLAKAGVIFCSFGEAVQEHPDLVRKYLGSVVPASDNYFAALNSAVFSDGSFVYIPKGVRCPMELSTYFRINAANTGQFERTLIVADEGSSVSYLEGCTAPKRDENQLHAAVVELVALDDASIKYSTVQNWYAGDAEGKGGIYNFVTKRGKALDRAKISWTQVETGSAITWKYPSVILQGDDAVGEFYSVAVVNGMQQADTGTKMIHMGRNTRSTVVSKGISAGRGQNSYRGQIKILPRATGARNYTQCDSMLIGNRCGAHTFPYIDVENSSSDVEHEASTSKIGEDQIFYCKQRGMNTENAISVIVNGFCKEVFRELPMEFAVEAQKLLGISLEGSVG
- a CDS encoding SUF system NifU family Fe-S cluster assembly protein, encoding MSSLAELYQSVIVEHDRSPRNFRALVAPSHHAEGRNPLCGDEVAVDLRVGDNGAIEEIGFQGQGCAISRASASMMTAALQGKTVAEARDLFDRFHALVTGGSADDVGKLAVFRGVAEYPMRVKCATLAWHAMIAALDTGAK